The DNA region CAACATCCAAAGTGTCATGGAATACGCAGAGGCCAATGGCAACAGGTCTGTATTTTCAGGAAGTTCACCGGAGAGAAAAGCTTTTGCCAGTAATTCAGGGGCAGAATCCTGTCCGCTCAACCGTTGCTTTATTTCCCGTGCCAGCGCATGGAGCCGGGGACTTGTTTTGTGTTTACGCAGGCACGAGCGCAGAGAGCTGTAGGCTGGTTCAAGGAAATCTTTACCTATGTCACGCAGAAAATGAAAATGGCAGATAAAATCAGGTGTTCCGGGGAATACTTCGGATACTGCCTTGCAGATGCCTTTACCCATGTCATGAACACAAGCCTGTGGAGCGCCAAAGTCTTTTTGTAATTTTTGCAGAAAAGGTGCAATATGATCTGAATGCTCACTTGGAATTTTCACATTACCCAGGACAATTTCACTCAGACTGTCCATGCCCGTCATCAGTGCCGGTGCATTCCCATCGTGGGTTGCATCCAGATGGAGGACATATCCGCCGGAGAGCCTCATTGATTGACGAATTTTCGGTGTTGCCTGCTGATGACAAGTAGCAAGACAGGAGATAAACTTATATCCCAGGTAACTGATTTCAGAATTACTGATATGCACATTGCGTGAATATAATTCAGTGCTGACTTCCTGGATAGTGCGGTACCGTTGAAACAGTGCCCGCCCTATGTAAACCAGAACATCATAACCGACGTTACACCACTTCGGAACCAGTTGCAGCAAGGCGTCAGAGCCGAAAATGCGGGAGCAGGACGGACAGTGCAATAACGTCTCATGAGCAACAAACGGACCTGTCATGCTCAGGACTGTTTTATGACGTGTTTTCTGTACAACAAGCTGATCTCCACAATGACACACTGTCCTTTCAGATACAAATCGAACAACCGGTGGCCTGGAAAACAGCGCGGCCGGCAAGACCTCCTGTGCTAACTGCCACAGACAGGACTTTAATGCCCGCCAGGAGGCCGGTCCGCAGTTAACATCGTTTTTTTTAAAGCATACTGCTGAAAAAGTCTTTCTATCTGTGCGACCTCGACGGTGACTTTCCTGCTGCGTTTGATCGTTTTGGCT from Candidatus Aegiribacteria sp. includes:
- a CDS encoding transposase → MPAALFSRPPVVRFVSERTVCHCGDQLVVQKTRHKTVLSMTGPFVAHETLLHCPSCSRIFGSDALLQLVPKWCNVGYDVLVYIGRALFQRYRTIQEVSTELYSRNVHISNSEISYLGYKFISCLATCHQQATPKIRQSMRLSGGYVLHLDATHDGNAPALMTGMDSLSEIVLGNVKIPSEHSDHIAPFLQKLQKDFGAPQACVHDMGKGICKAVSEVFPGTPDFICHFHFLRDIGKDFLEPAYSSLRSCLRKHKTSPRLHALAREIKQRLSGQDSAPELLAKAFLSGELPENTDLLPLASAYSMTLWMLQSKHSGDGYGFPFDRPLLVFSERLLEGQQHLPKLLAYCPDTDKIGKQSVIKLTRIVSDLINDIRFQQGVQELHWRCDVFDSLRKAMRIALPDGRNGLNDDGTDDAISTIRAGVQRFRSKLDNNAKWSADKLCCTMAKQIDKWNEKLFADPIEVDTPRGTVIIYPQR